A DNA window from Macadamia integrifolia cultivar HAES 741 chromosome 4, SCU_Mint_v3, whole genome shotgun sequence contains the following coding sequences:
- the LOC122077550 gene encoding G-type lectin S-receptor-like serine/threonine-protein kinase SD2-5 gives METWASVWLIYLLILLLGGTSPVNTQRVGSQMSPGFQGSQMNYVDKKGMFLFSNNSQFAFGFFTTQNITSFLLVVLHTSSSKVVWTANRGSPVRNSDKFKFANNGNAYLEMGGRVIWSTDTEGKGVTVMKLQDTGNLVLLGNDSKPLWQSFSYPTDTLLSGQDFLEGMKLVSNPSLNNLSCYLEISSGDLILNAGFPTPQPYWSMSKEIRKTVNKVGGEVKSASMSSNSWKFYDKNQVLLWQFIFSDHTDPNITWAAVLGSQGLISFYNLQNGGSTIAEPTAIPQDSCSTPEPCDPYYICYSNKKCHCPAVLASRPNCAPGIDSPCNSSNGPLELALAGDRLDYSALGFVPPSSKSDLSGCKNACLSNCSCLALFFDKSAGQCFLFDQIGSLQQSGQGSTGFVSYIKVPRDGNQGQQSGGNGSSSRNYFHIMMVIAVLTVLVISGILYLGCWWQKNKNSVPESPSKNSSEEDMFLESLSGAPIRFSYKDLQIATDDFSVKLGHGGFGSVYQGVLPDGTRLAVKKLEGIGQGKKEFRAEVSTIGSIHHVHLVRLKGFCAEATHRLLVYEYMANGSLDRWIFQKDGKENMLDWGTRFNISLGMAKGLAYLHEDCDVKIIHCDIKPENVLLDDNFLAKVSDFGLAKLMSREQSHVFTTIRGTRGYLAPEWITNHAISEKSDVYSFGMVLLEIIGGRKNFDLAETSEKAHFPSYAFKMMEEGRIKEILDLKLKTHQDDERVIMAIKVALSCIQDDMYLRPSMSKVVQMLEGLSPVPQPPTSSQIGSRLYSSLFKSISEEGTSSGPSDYHSDAYFSDVRLSGPR, from the coding sequence ATGGAAACCTGGGCTTCTGTTTGGCTTATTTATTTGCTTATTTTATTGTTGGGTGGAACCTCCCCTGTTAACACTCAGCGTGTTGGAAGCCAGATGTCTCCAGGGTTTCAAGGGTCTCAGATGAACTATGTTGATAAAAAAGGGATGTTTCTGTTCTCCAACAACTCGCAATTTGCCTTCGGCTTCTTCACTACCCAAAATATCACTTCGTTTTTGTTAGTTGTCCTCCACACTAGCAGTTCAAAAGTAGTTTGGACTGCAAACAGAGGATCCCCTGTTAGAAATTctgataaattcaaatttgcaaACAATGGGAATGCTTATTTGGAAATGGGTGGTCGTGTAATTTGGTCTACAGATACGGAAGGCAAAGGAGTTACTGTCATGAAGTTGCAGGACACAGGAAATTTGGTCTTGCTTGGAAACGATAGTAAACCACTTTGGCAGAGTTTCAGCTATCCCACTGATACCCTTTTGTCTGGTCAAGATTTCTTGGAAGGAATGAAGCTAGTAAGCAATCCAAGCCTCAATAATTTGAGCTGTTATCTTGAAATCAGTTCTGGAGATTTGATTCTCAATGCAGGCTTCCCTACTCCACAACCTTATTGGTCTATGTCAAAGGAGATTCGCAAAACCGTTAACAAGGTTGGTGGGGAGGTTAAATCTGCATCTATGAGCTCCAATTCGTGGAAGTTCTATGATAAAAATCAAGTGCTGCTATGGCAGTTTATCTTCTCGGACCACACTGATCCGAATATCACATGGGCTGCAGTGCTAGGCTCCCAGGGGTTGATCTCATTCTACAATCTTCAGAATGGTGGGTCAACTATTGCAGAGCCGACGGCGATTCCTCAAGATTCTTGCAGCACGCCTGAGCCTTGTGATCCATATTATATTTGTTACAGCAACAAGAAGTGCCACTGCCCTGCTGTTCTTGCCTCCAGACCTAATTGTGCACCTGGTATTGACTCTCCATGTAATAGTTCAAATGGTCCGTTGGAACTTGCACTTGCAGGGGATAGACTTGACTACTCCGCGCTGGGGTTTGTTCCACCATCTTCCAAGTCTGATCTAAGTGGTTGCAAAAATGCATGCCTAAGTAACTGCTCTTGCCTTGCTTTGTTCTTTGACAAAAGTGCAGGGCAATGCTTTCTGTTTGATCAGATAGGAAGCTTACAGCAATCTGGCCAGGGATCCACTGGATTTGTTTCATACATTAAGGTTCCAAGAGATGGAAACCAGGGGCAACAATCCGGAGGGAATGGAAGCAGCAGCCGGAATTACTTTCACATCATGATGGTCATTGCTGTTCTGACAGTATTAGTTATTTCTGGTATACTTTATTTGGGGTGCTGGTGGCAGAAGAATAAGAATAGCGTACCAGAGTCTCCTTCTAAAAACTCTTCAGAAGAGGATATGTTCTTGGAGAGTTTATCTGGTGCGCCCATTCGGTTCAGTTACAAGGATCTTCAGATTGCTACTGATGACTTCTCTGTGAAACTTGGTCATGGTGGGTTTGGGTCAGTCTACCAGGGGGTGCTTCCTGATGGGACTCGACTAGCTGTGAAGAAATTGGAGGGCATTGGTCAGGGGAAGAAAGAATTCCGAGCTGAAGTTAGCACCATAGGCAGTATCCATCATGTCCATTTGGTCAGGCTCAAAGGATTTTGTGCCGAGGCAACTCACCGGCTTCTTGTTTATGAATACATGGCAAATGGTTCTCTGGACAGATGGATCTTCCAGAaagatggaaaagaaaatatgtTGGACTGGGGAACGAGGTTCAATATTTCTCTAGGCATGGCAAAAGGATTAGCTTATCTCCATGAGGACTGTGATGTAAAGATTATCCATTGTGATATAAAGCCTGAAAATGTGCTTCTTGACGATAATTTTTTAGCAAAGGTCTCGGATTTTGGTTTGGCTAAGCTGATGTCTAGGGAACAGAGCCATGTATTCACCACAATAAGGGGTACCAGAGGGTATCTAGCGCCCGAGTGGATTACAAACCATGCTATATCAGAGAAAAGTGATGTGTACAGCTTTGGCATGGTCTTGCTTGAGATAATTGGGGGAAGGAAGAATTTTGATTTAGCAGAGACTTCAGAGAAAGCTCATTTTCCGTCTTATGCCTTCAAGATgatggaagaaggaagaatcaaagaaatccTTGATTTGAAGCTGAAGACTCATCAAGATGATGAGAGGGTGATCATGGCAATTAAGGTAGCTTTGTCGTGTATACAGGACGACATGTACCTGCGACCATCCATGTCTAAAGTAGTCCAAATGCTTGAAGGTCTCTCTCCTGTTCCACAACCCCCAACCTCCTCT